A portion of the Sandaracinobacteroides saxicola genome contains these proteins:
- the glnA gene encoding type I glutamate--ammonia ligase encodes MATKPSDVLKLMKEKEIEWVDLRFTDPRGKWQHLTMATRVVDEDNLTEGFMFDGSSIAGWKAINESDMILKPDLNAHYVDPFSATPMLILFCDIVEPSTGELYSRDPRSTAKRAEAYLKASGIGDTAYVGPEAEFFVFDDVRFGQSYAGGHYSLDDIELPTNTGTKYEEGNLGHRPRAKGGYFPVAPVDSAQDLRAEMVSTMLEMGLPCDKHHHEVAAAQHELGLEFGTLVQTADRMQIYKYVVHMVAQAYGKTATFMPKPIKEDNGSGMHTHLSIWDGKKPLFAGEGYAGLSEMALFFIGGIIKHAKALNAFTNPSTNSYKRLVPGYEAPVLLAYSSRNRSASCRIPYGTGSKSRRVEVRFPDATANPYLAYSALLMAGLDGIENKIHPGAAMDKNLYDLPPRELKKVPTVCGSLREALAALDKGRAVFTKGGVFTDDQIDSYIELKMEEVARWEMTPSPVEFDMYYSA; translated from the coding sequence ATGGCAACGAAACCGAGCGACGTGCTGAAGCTGATGAAAGAGAAGGAGATCGAATGGGTTGACCTTCGCTTCACCGATCCGCGCGGCAAGTGGCAGCATCTGACCATGGCGACGCGGGTTGTCGACGAGGACAATCTGACCGAGGGTTTCATGTTCGACGGCTCCTCGATCGCCGGCTGGAAGGCGATCAACGAGAGCGACATGATCCTGAAGCCCGACCTCAATGCGCATTATGTTGACCCGTTCAGCGCGACGCCGATGCTGATCCTGTTCTGCGACATCGTCGAACCATCGACCGGGGAGCTTTATTCGCGCGATCCGCGTTCCACGGCGAAGCGGGCGGAGGCCTATCTGAAGGCGAGCGGGATCGGCGACACCGCCTATGTGGGGCCGGAGGCGGAGTTCTTCGTGTTCGACGATGTGCGGTTCGGCCAGAGCTATGCCGGCGGCCATTACAGCCTGGACGACATCGAGCTGCCGACCAATACCGGCACCAAATATGAGGAAGGCAATCTGGGGCACCGGCCGCGCGCCAAGGGCGGCTATTTCCCGGTGGCGCCGGTGGACAGCGCGCAGGACCTGCGGGCGGAGATGGTTTCGACCATGCTGGAGATGGGCCTGCCGTGCGACAAGCATCACCATGAGGTGGCGGCGGCGCAGCATGAGCTGGGGCTGGAGTTCGGCACGCTGGTGCAGACCGCCGACCGCATGCAGATCTACAAATATGTCGTGCACATGGTGGCGCAGGCCTATGGCAAGACCGCGACCTTCATGCCGAAGCCGATCAAGGAGGACAATGGCAGCGGCATGCACACGCACCTGTCCATCTGGGACGGGAAGAAGCCGCTGTTCGCCGGCGAGGGCTATGCCGGGCTTTCGGAGATGGCGCTGTTCTTCATCGGCGGCATCATCAAGCATGCCAAGGCGCTGAACGCCTTCACCAACCCGAGCACCAACAGCTACAAGCGGCTGGTGCCCGGCTATGAGGCGCCGGTGTTGCTGGCCTATTCCAGCCGCAACCGCTCGGCGAGCTGCCGCATCCCCTATGGCACGGGTTCGAAGAGCCGGCGGGTGGAGGTACGCTTCCCGGATGCGACGGCGAACCCCTATCTGGCGTACAGCGCATTGCTGATGGCGGGGCTGGACGGGATCGAGAACAAGATCCATCCGGGCGCGGCGATGGACAAGAACCTGTACGACCTGCCGCCGCGGGAGCTGAAGAAGGTGCCGACGGTGTGCGGATCGCTGCGCGAGGCGCTGGCGGCGCTGGACAAGGGACGTGCCGTGTTCACCAAGGGCGGTGTGTTCACCGATGACCAGATCGACAGCTATATCGAAC